A window of Gloeocapsopsis sp. IPPAS B-1203 contains these coding sequences:
- a CDS encoding PD-(D/E)XK nuclease family protein: MLNSGRPFASYHLWSLFAPATGQERWHCQMKRGFIKARQKEPLIKSLSAKVSPPQRIGLLAQKGVYEFHHHRQWLTQPDGVEQVAQLLKLSKSSIEIQQRVIQILKNYHHRPVLLGKHIIQLTSGDEGFPQPIVIHQKNYQFRLYATMDCVFVETDKILHILDFKTGRSAFDERQALVYLLAARYLYPDYQAVASFYNLERCKKSELISVTSSQLDAVEDQLAQVAIQHQQDMHHYQQNPHNFSKIFPPNPGNHCRYCPFSPVCEFSGVKQDKS; the protein is encoded by the coding sequence ATGCTAAACTCTGGGCGACCCTTTGCCAGCTACCACCTTTGGTCTTTGTTTGCCCCAGCTACAGGGCAAGAAAGATGGCATTGTCAAATGAAACGAGGGTTTATTAAAGCGCGGCAAAAAGAACCGTTAATCAAATCACTATCAGCTAAAGTTAGTCCACCACAACGAATTGGTTTACTTGCGCAAAAGGGCGTTTACGAATTTCATCATCATCGTCAATGGTTAACTCAGCCTGATGGTGTGGAACAAGTTGCCCAACTGCTGAAGTTAAGTAAATCAAGTATTGAGATTCAGCAGCGCGTTATTCAAATTCTGAAAAACTACCATCATCGTCCTGTTTTGCTAGGAAAACACATTATTCAACTTACAAGTGGTGATGAAGGATTTCCTCAACCAATTGTCATTCACCAAAAAAACTATCAATTTCGGCTGTACGCCACGATGGATTGTGTATTTGTAGAAACTGATAAAATTTTGCACATTCTCGATTTTAAAACTGGCAGATCGGCTTTTGACGAGCGACAGGCACTTGTCTATTTACTTGCAGCCCGCTATCTGTATCCTGACTATCAAGCCGTTGCTTCATTCTACAACTTGGAGCGGTGTAAAAAGTCTGAGCTAATTAGTGTGACTTCTAGTCAACTTGACGCTGTAGAAGATCAGTTAGCTCAAGTGGCAATCCAACATCAGCAAGATATGCACCATTATCAACAAAATCCACATAACTTTAGCAAGATTTTTCCACCAAATCCTGGCAATCACTGCCGTTATTGCCCATTTAGTCCTGTTTGCGAATTTTCTGGCGTTAAACAAGATAAATCTTAA
- the rsmI gene encoding 16S rRNA (cytidine(1402)-2'-O)-methyltransferase codes for MQAAETGTLYLVGTPIGNLEDMTFRAVRILQSVDLIAAEDTRHTGKLLQHFQIATPQLSYHEHNRNSRIPELVQKLSEGKAIALVTDAGMPGISDPGYELVKACIAASIPVVPIPGASAVVTALCAAGLPTDRFVFEGFLPAKGKERQQRQEALEIESRTMIFYESPHRLRQTLQDFANVFGQDRQIVLARELTKLHEEFWRGNIADAIAHYNQREPQGEYTLVVAGVLPSQIHLTKAEIKAELQKIMAQGISRSQASRQLAKEISLSRSQIYQIALALPNLSSSTDCSD; via the coding sequence ATGCAGGCGGCAGAAACCGGAACACTTTATCTGGTAGGAACACCTATTGGTAATCTAGAAGATATGACCTTCCGTGCAGTACGGATCTTGCAATCAGTGGACTTAATTGCAGCAGAAGATACAAGACACACAGGAAAGTTGCTACAACATTTTCAAATTGCGACACCGCAGTTAAGTTACCACGAACACAATCGTAACAGTCGCATTCCTGAATTAGTGCAGAAATTGAGTGAAGGAAAAGCGATCGCCCTAGTGACAGATGCGGGAATGCCTGGAATTTCCGATCCTGGCTACGAACTTGTTAAAGCATGTATTGCAGCAAGTATCCCCGTTGTACCAATTCCTGGTGCGAGTGCAGTCGTTACTGCGTTGTGTGCGGCAGGATTACCGACAGATCGCTTTGTTTTTGAAGGTTTTTTACCTGCGAAAGGAAAAGAACGCCAACAGCGCCAAGAAGCTTTAGAAATAGAATCTCGGACAATGATTTTTTATGAATCGCCGCATCGATTGCGACAAACGCTGCAAGACTTCGCCAACGTGTTTGGACAAGATCGGCAAATCGTCTTAGCCCGCGAGTTAACTAAACTGCATGAAGAATTTTGGCGCGGTAACATTGCGGATGCGATCGCACACTACAACCAACGCGAACCACAAGGGGAATATACGCTTGTTGTTGCTGGAGTATTACCAAGTCAAATCCATTTAACCAAAGCAGAAATTAAAGCAGAGTTACAAAAAATCATGGCGCAAGGAATCTCGCGATCGCAAGCGAGTCGTCAGTTAGCGAAAGAAATATCGCTTTCGCGCAGTCAAATTTACCAAATAGCTTTAGCGCTACCCAATTTATCTTCTTCAACAGATTGCAGCGATTAA
- a CDS encoding S-layer homology domain-containing protein, producing the protein MLNFKGRSFPNLLVGLGVITSVFTLSLQKPAAAQYPNQYPLFYDLQGNWANSCIVKLANQGIINGYPDGSFRPMMYINRAEFAAIVGKAFPQIPRTRRRVEFRDVHVYDWAHNHVAEAYQRNFLSGYPGRVFKPNQRITRSQVLVALASGLNYVPSRNVTSTLKTNFADANKIPQYAQNKIAAATERSIVVNYPDIRFLHPNKQATRAEVAAFLCQALASPNEASVVPQQYIVNNPIPLTAQSPY; encoded by the coding sequence ATGTTGAATTTTAAAGGTCGCTCTTTTCCTAACTTATTAGTTGGGCTAGGAGTAATAACTAGCGTATTCACACTATCATTACAAAAACCTGCCGCAGCTCAGTATCCTAACCAGTATCCATTGTTTTACGATCTCCAGGGAAATTGGGCAAATTCTTGTATCGTAAAGTTAGCCAATCAAGGAATTATTAACGGTTATCCAGATGGTAGCTTTCGCCCGATGATGTATATCAATCGTGCAGAATTTGCAGCAATAGTAGGCAAAGCTTTTCCTCAAATTCCTCGAACACGTAGGCGAGTAGAATTTAGAGATGTTCATGTATATGACTGGGCACATAATCATGTTGCAGAAGCGTATCAAAGAAACTTTTTATCTGGCTATCCAGGAAGAGTATTTAAACCAAACCAAAGAATTACTCGCTCTCAAGTCTTAGTTGCTTTAGCAAGTGGATTAAACTATGTTCCTAGTAGAAATGTTACATCAACATTAAAAACAAATTTTGCTGATGCTAATAAAATTCCTCAGTACGCCCAGAACAAAATAGCAGCAGCAACAGAAAGAAGTATTGTAGTTAATTACCCAGATATTAGGTTTCTACATCCTAACAAGCAAGCAACACGAGCAGAAGTAGCAGCGTTTTTGTGCCAAGCTTTGGCGAGTCCTAATGAGGCGTCTGTAGTTCCTCAGCAATATATCGTAAATAATCCGATTCCACTAACGGCTCAATCTCCCTACTAA
- a CDS encoding sugar kinase — translation MSQKTKLGLFIGLVTIDFIYLAKCVPHSNQKIVATDYTVAAGGPATNAAITFSYWDRAKLLGEVGSHPLQNLIVADLETYQVIVQDLNPTKLEPPPVSSIIVTEATGERAVVSINAVKTQVTGDRLPADILQGVDIVLVDGHQMLVGSAIAQQAKEKHIPVVIDGGSWKPGFEKVLPFVDYAVCSANFYPPGCNNTTEVFAYLTDIGIPYIAITQGENPIQYQIDGQQDSIEVPKVKAVDTLGAGDIFHGAFCHYILQANFPEALAAAARVAASSCEFFGTRRWMQQ, via the coding sequence ATGAGTCAGAAAACCAAACTAGGACTATTTATTGGTTTAGTTACTATAGATTTCATCTACTTAGCAAAATGTGTTCCCCATAGTAATCAAAAAATAGTTGCAACTGACTATACTGTAGCTGCTGGTGGTCCTGCGACAAATGCTGCAATTACATTTAGTTATTGGGATCGAGCAAAACTACTTGGTGAAGTCGGTTCGCATCCACTACAAAATTTGATTGTGGCAGATTTAGAGACTTATCAAGTTATAGTTCAAGACTTAAATCCTACCAAACTAGAACCACCGCCAGTATCCTCAATTATTGTTACAGAAGCGACCGGAGAACGGGCAGTTGTTTCGATTAACGCGGTAAAAACTCAAGTTACTGGCGATCGCCTTCCTGCAGATATTTTACAAGGAGTAGATATTGTCTTAGTTGATGGACATCAGATGTTAGTTGGAAGTGCGATCGCTCAACAAGCTAAAGAGAAACATATCCCTGTTGTCATCGATGGTGGAAGTTGGAAACCTGGATTTGAGAAAGTCTTACCCTTTGTCGATTATGCCGTGTGTTCGGCAAATTTCTATCCCCCAGGCTGCAACAATACAACAGAAGTATTTGCTTATCTTACTGATATTGGTATTCCTTACATTGCCATCACTCAGGGAGAAAACCCAATTCAATACCAAATAGACGGTCAGCAAGATAGTATAGAAGTTCCTAAAGTAAAAGCTGTTGATACTTTAGGGGCTGGTGATATTTTCCACGGTGCTTTTTGTCATTACATTCTGCAAGCTAACTTTCCTGAAGCCTTAGCTGCTGCTGCGCGTGTTGCTGCTTCTTCTTGCGAATTTTTTGGTACACGACGCTGGATGCAACAATAA
- a CDS encoding Uma2 family endonuclease, producing MTLATQYPTKDITDTSSEVSVPINSLEDFITHPVDDAEWVDGQVVEKIGMTVKHGVIQGRLSRFWGNHAFNGQGGEPCTEAPCRTTKQVRRPDVAYITPELFAQFGQPATFPQSFPLIAEIASPTDFAEELFAKAREYLESGCAEVWLVFPDARWIFILTQNQHLWLTADEVVSTQVVLTGFSISVQELLA from the coding sequence ATGACACTTGCTACACAGTATCCTACTAAAGATATTACTGATACATCCTCAGAAGTCAGTGTTCCAATTAATTCATTAGAAGACTTCATAACTCATCCTGTAGATGATGCAGAATGGGTAGATGGGCAGGTAGTAGAAAAGATAGGAATGACAGTTAAACACGGTGTGATTCAAGGTAGACTCAGTCGCTTTTGGGGAAATCATGCTTTTAATGGACAAGGTGGAGAACCTTGTACGGAAGCACCGTGTCGCACTACTAAACAAGTACGCCGTCCCGATGTAGCTTATATTACTCCTGAATTATTCGCTCAATTTGGTCAACCTGCGACTTTTCCGCAAAGTTTTCCCTTAATTGCTGAAATTGCATCTCCGACAGATTTTGCGGAAGAGTTATTTGCCAAAGCTAGAGAATATCTAGAATCAGGTTGTGCAGAGGTATGGTTAGTATTTCCTGATGCAAGGTGGATATTTATTCTGACTCAAAATCAGCACTTGTGGCTTACAGCCGATGAAGTCGTTAGTACTCAAGTTGTGTTGACAGGTTTTAGTATTAGTGTGCAGGAACTCTTAGCTTAG
- a CDS encoding 3'(2'),5'-bisphosphate nucleotidase CysQ, which produces MKELEEILAVARSVGWGASYLLRSYYQADINEGNLEIKEKKDGPVTSADLAVNHYILDKLKSNLGDDDFAYMSEETYKSQSPEYFNKPWVWIIDPLDGTRDFIDKTGEYAIHIALVKDQRPVLAIVACPELEKLYYAMLGGGSFAETRNGGVTPIKVSDRNQAEDLTLVVSRTHRDQRFNQLLEHLPCKKQKFVGSVGCKIATIIEQEADVYISLSGKSAPKDWDMAAPELILTEAGGQFTHFDGSPLQYNTGDINQWGGLMASNGHCHTQLCQEAERILVQIDG; this is translated from the coding sequence ATGAAGGAGCTAGAGGAAATTTTAGCGGTCGCGCGTTCCGTAGGTTGGGGAGCATCGTATTTGTTACGCTCTTATTACCAAGCTGACATTAACGAAGGTAATCTGGAAATTAAAGAGAAAAAAGATGGTCCTGTGACCTCAGCAGATCTTGCAGTAAACCACTATATCTTAGATAAACTCAAGAGCAATTTGGGAGATGACGATTTTGCTTACATGAGTGAAGAAACTTATAAGTCGCAATCCCCTGAGTATTTTAATAAACCTTGGGTTTGGATTATCGATCCATTAGATGGAACGCGAGATTTTATTGATAAAACTGGCGAATATGCAATTCACATTGCTTTAGTCAAAGATCAGCGTCCCGTGCTTGCCATTGTTGCGTGCCCAGAGTTAGAAAAACTATACTATGCAATGCTTGGTGGTGGTAGCTTTGCTGAAACTCGTAATGGTGGAGTTACGCCGATTAAAGTTTCAGATCGCAACCAAGCGGAAGATTTAACCTTAGTTGTTAGCCGTACACACCGCGATCAACGCTTCAATCAACTGTTAGAACACCTTCCTTGCAAGAAACAAAAATTTGTCGGTAGTGTAGGCTGCAAAATTGCCACAATTATTGAACAAGAAGCAGATGTCTATATTTCGCTTTCTGGTAAATCTGCACCGAAAGATTGGGATATGGCTGCACCAGAATTAATTTTAACCGAAGCTGGCGGACAGTTTACGCACTTTGATGGTAGTCCTTTGCAATACAACACTGGAGATATTAATCAGTGGGGTGGTTTAATGGCAAGTAATGGTCATTGTCACACTCAACTTTGTCAAGAAGCCGAAAGGATTTTAGTTCAAATAGACGGTTAA
- a CDS encoding Uma2 family endonuclease: MSEITLQELGVALPPTQDELPCNDGIPMETQRHKVQMNLLINSLLPWLDKRSDGYASGNMFVYFSLAQVRNQDFRGPDFFAVLGVPKKERKSWVVWEEGKAPDVVIELLSDSTAQADKNEKKLIYQNQLRVPEYFWFDPFNSDDWAGFYLQHGVYQPIMPNAQNQLVSHSLSLALQRWQGTYEGVEATWLRWATLDGEFLPTFEEQERQRAEQEYQRAEQERQRAEQAQSLLQQTVRNLLQEGMTVEQVARLTGLSQIQVEEFR, encoded by the coding sequence ATGTCAGAAATTACCCTTCAAGAATTAGGTGTGGCATTGCCCCCCACTCAAGACGAATTGCCTTGCAACGACGGTATTCCGATGGAAACCCAACGGCATAAAGTGCAAATGAATTTACTCATCAATAGCTTATTGCCTTGGCTTGACAAGCGATCGGATGGATACGCAAGTGGCAATATGTTTGTCTACTTTAGTTTGGCGCAAGTACGCAATCAAGACTTTAGAGGACCAGACTTTTTTGCAGTGTTAGGAGTCCCTAAAAAAGAACGCAAAAGTTGGGTAGTGTGGGAAGAAGGAAAAGCACCAGATGTTGTTATTGAATTACTTTCTGACAGTACTGCACAAGCAGATAAAAATGAAAAGAAGTTAATTTATCAAAATCAACTACGCGTACCCGAATATTTTTGGTTTGATCCATTTAATTCTGATGACTGGGCAGGATTCTACTTACAGCACGGAGTTTATCAACCCATAATGCCCAATGCTCAAAATCAATTAGTTAGTCACTCTCTCAGTTTAGCACTGCAACGCTGGCAAGGTACTTATGAGGGTGTGGAAGCAACTTGGTTACGCTGGGCAACTTTAGACGGAGAATTCTTACCAACTTTTGAAGAACAAGAACGTCAACGCGCTGAACAAGAATATCAACGCGCTGAACAAGAACGTCAACGCGCTGAACAAGCACAGTCCTTATTGCAACAGACAGTTCGGAATCTATTACAAGAAGGCATGACAGTAGAACAAGTAGCTAGATTAACAGGTTTATCACAAATACAAGTAGAAGAATTTAGATGA
- a CDS encoding class I SAM-dependent methyltransferase yields the protein MVLRPNQRQKLDGSDDQQFYAYPRFVTHVDDGFIQQLTDLYRLRLKPNTRIFDMMSSWVSHLPKEIEFSHVEGHGLNEEELARNPQLNHYFVQNLNENPKFPLKDQDFDAVLNTVSVQYLQYPEAVFSEIHRILKPGGVAIVSFSNRMFFQKAIEAWRESSEASRVELVKHYFESVPGFTPPEVIVRQSKASILQWLGAGGGDPFYAVIAYREEAKIGGLAGK from the coding sequence ATGGTACTGCGACCTAACCAAAGACAAAAATTAGACGGTTCCGACGATCAACAGTTTTATGCTTATCCTCGCTTTGTGACTCATGTTGACGATGGCTTTATTCAACAGCTGACAGATTTGTATCGCCTCCGCCTCAAGCCCAATACCCGTATTTTTGACATGATGAGTAGTTGGGTTTCGCATCTACCTAAAGAGATAGAATTTTCTCATGTTGAAGGACACGGACTCAATGAAGAGGAATTGGCACGAAATCCGCAATTGAATCATTATTTTGTGCAAAACCTCAACGAAAATCCTAAGTTTCCACTCAAAGACCAAGATTTTGATGCGGTACTCAATACTGTATCGGTGCAGTACCTACAATATCCCGAAGCCGTGTTTTCTGAAATTCATCGTATTCTTAAACCTGGTGGAGTTGCGATCGTTAGCTTTTCCAACCGAATGTTTTTTCAAAAAGCAATTGAAGCATGGCGCGAAAGTTCAGAAGCGAGCCGAGTTGAGTTAGTTAAACACTACTTTGAGTCAGTACCTGGATTTACGCCTCCCGAAGTGATTGTACGTCAATCCAAAGCATCAATCTTGCAATGGTTAGGTGCGGGTGGAGGAGATCCCTTTTATGCTGTAATTGCTTACCGTGAAGAAGCAAAAATAGGGGGATTGGCGGGAAAATAA
- a CDS encoding DoxX family protein has product MATLVILLATFAFAILVRFVFFHKQSIGYRLCGRTALAAMFLFTGISHFLLDDGMVQMLPEFIPLRYFIIHVTGIIELLFAVGLLIPQYSRLTGILVIAFLICVFPSNIYAALNSVNFGGNVNGPIYLLFRVPLQVFLIGWTWIVAVQQSSKGIA; this is encoded by the coding sequence GTGGCTACCTTAGTTATTTTGTTAGCTACTTTTGCCTTTGCTATTTTAGTTAGATTTGTCTTCTTCCACAAACAGTCAATTGGCTATCGCCTTTGTGGCAGAACTGCTTTAGCTGCCATGTTTCTGTTTACTGGAATCAGCCACTTCTTACTCGACGATGGTATGGTGCAAATGCTACCTGAGTTTATTCCTCTGCGGTATTTCATCATCCACGTAACAGGAATTATTGAATTACTTTTTGCAGTTGGCTTACTGATCCCTCAGTACTCTCGACTGACAGGAATATTGGTGATAGCGTTTTTAATCTGCGTCTTTCCATCTAATATTTATGCTGCCTTAAATTCAGTGAATTTTGGTGGTAATGTCAATGGACCGATTTACTTGCTATTTCGCGTACCTCTGCAAGTCTTTTTGATTGGGTGGACTTGGATTGTGGCAGTGCAGCAATCCAGTAAAGGCATTGCTTGA
- a CDS encoding 4a-hydroxytetrahydrobiopterin dehydratase — translation MEALVKQKCTACHKDAPRVTEAEIAELKPQISDWNIVEVDGEARLERTYKFPNFQAALDFTNRVGAAAEDEGHHPALLTEWGKVKVSWWTHAISGLHRNDFIMAAKTDKIATGSSHN, via the coding sequence ATGGAAGCTTTAGTAAAACAAAAGTGTACTGCGTGTCATAAAGATGCACCCCGCGTTACAGAAGCAGAAATTGCCGAACTCAAACCACAAATTTCCGACTGGAATATTGTAGAGGTAGACGGGGAAGCGCGTTTAGAACGTACTTACAAGTTTCCCAATTTTCAAGCTGCACTCGATTTTACTAACCGCGTTGGCGCAGCAGCAGAAGACGAAGGACATCACCCTGCATTACTGACAGAGTGGGGCAAAGTCAAAGTTAGTTGGTGGACTCATGCAATCTCTGGATTGCACCGCAATGATTTCATTATGGCAGCAAAAACAGACAAAATTGCTACTGGTTCATCGCATAATTAG
- a CDS encoding S9 family peptidase, producing the protein MQTVTEAQLSKLPPLIPREILFGNPERARPQLSPDGKYLAYIAPDEKNVLQVWLRTVGQEDDRKLTDDKKRGIRVYFWTYEGEQLIYLQDTDGDENWHLYSVNIKTQIVRDLTPFQGIQAQPVGLDPHFPNEILVGLNLEDLRKHDVYRVNLKNGAVEFDTENPGNIVGWLADAQFKIKAAIATTPDGGSDLLYRETLDQEWQLLRHWGPNDEGYPALFSNDGQTLYIIASHEANTQRLIALNLATREETVIAEDPQYDVDGVLVQPLSRRIQAVSFYKDKEEWQILDQSIAPDFAAISQVHHGEFGIGSRDLADKTWLVSYLTDDGPVYYYTYDRESKNSTLLFSNQPKLEGLQLASMQPVSYTARDGLTIYGYLTTPVGIEAKNLPTVLLVHGGPWARDTWGYDPEVQWLANRGYAVLQVNFRGSTGYGKNFLNAGNREWGAKMHDDLIDAVNWLVEQGISHPQKIAIMGGSYGGYATLVGLTFTPDVFAAGVDIVGPSNLITMMESIPPYWEPLRAMEAHRIGNLETEQEFLKSRSPLFYADRIEKPLLIAQGANDPRVKQAESDQIVEAVKKAGKPVEYALYTDEGHGFARPENRLHFYAVAEEFLAKYLGGRFEAMGDISGHSGVIQ; encoded by the coding sequence ATGCAAACTGTAACAGAAGCTCAATTATCCAAGCTACCACCGCTGATTCCGCGTGAAATTCTTTTTGGCAATCCTGAACGCGCCCGCCCACAGTTATCTCCTGATGGGAAATATTTAGCATATATTGCACCTGATGAGAAGAACGTTTTACAAGTATGGTTGCGTACAGTAGGACAAGAAGACGATCGCAAACTTACCGACGATAAAAAGCGCGGTATCCGTGTCTATTTTTGGACGTATGAAGGCGAACAGTTAATTTATCTTCAAGATACTGATGGTGATGAAAATTGGCATTTGTATTCAGTAAATATTAAAACTCAGATTGTCCGCGATTTAACGCCGTTTCAAGGAATTCAAGCGCAACCAGTAGGACTTGATCCGCACTTTCCCAATGAAATACTTGTAGGGTTAAACTTAGAAGATCTGCGCAAGCATGATGTCTATCGAGTTAACTTGAAAAATGGTGCAGTCGAATTTGATACCGAAAATCCAGGGAATATTGTCGGCTGGTTGGCGGATGCACAGTTTAAAATTAAAGCAGCGATCGCAACTACCCCAGATGGTGGTTCAGATCTTTTGTATAGAGAAACCTTAGATCAGGAATGGCAGTTATTACGCCACTGGGGACCAAATGATGAAGGTTATCCCGCACTTTTCTCTAATGATGGTCAAACACTCTATATCATTGCTAGTCACGAAGCAAACACTCAGCGACTCATTGCTTTAAATTTAGCGACTCGTGAAGAAACGGTCATTGCCGAAGATCCTCAGTATGACGTTGATGGCGTGCTTGTGCAACCGCTTTCGCGGCGAATTCAAGCTGTTTCTTTTTATAAAGATAAAGAAGAGTGGCAAATTCTCGATCAAAGTATTGCGCCGGATTTTGCAGCAATCTCGCAGGTACATCATGGAGAATTTGGAATTGGTAGCCGCGACTTAGCAGATAAAACTTGGTTAGTGTCTTACCTCACTGATGATGGTCCTGTTTATTACTACACTTACGATCGCGAGTCAAAAAATAGCACTTTACTCTTCAGCAACCAACCGAAACTTGAAGGATTGCAACTAGCATCGATGCAGCCTGTTTCTTATACTGCACGTGATGGGTTAACAATTTATGGCTACTTAACAACACCTGTCGGAATTGAAGCAAAGAACTTACCAACAGTACTATTAGTTCACGGTGGACCTTGGGCGCGGGATACTTGGGGTTACGATCCTGAAGTGCAATGGCTGGCAAATCGCGGCTATGCAGTGTTGCAAGTCAATTTCCGTGGTTCGACAGGTTATGGTAAAAATTTCCTCAACGCGGGTAATCGCGAATGGGGTGCAAAAATGCACGATGACTTGATTGATGCGGTAAATTGGTTAGTCGAACAAGGAATTTCCCATCCACAAAAGATTGCCATCATGGGTGGTTCTTATGGTGGTTATGCAACTTTAGTTGGGTTAACGTTTACTCCTGATGTATTTGCTGCGGGTGTGGATATTGTTGGTCCTAGTAACTTGATTACGATGATGGAGAGTATTCCTCCATATTGGGAACCATTAAGAGCAATGGAAGCGCATCGTATTGGTAATTTAGAAACAGAACAAGAGTTTTTAAAGTCGCGATCGCCTTTATTTTACGCTGACCGCATCGAAAAACCGTTACTCATTGCCCAAGGCGCGAACGATCCGCGCGTTAAACAAGCTGAAAGCGATCAAATTGTAGAAGCTGTCAAAAAAGCAGGTAAGCCTGTAGAATATGCACTGTATACCGATGAAGGACACGGCTTTGCGCGTCCTGAAAACCGCTTGCACTTCTATGCTGTAGCGGAGGAGTTTTTAGCAAAGTACCTCGGTGGAAGGTTTGAAGCGATGGGAGATATCTCTGGTCATTCTGGCGTGATTCAATAG
- a CDS encoding Uma2 family endonuclease — protein sequence MITNEYYLSPEEYLEAEKTSQIKHEYIDGQVYAMAGASDAHVTVTGNLFVLLRNHLRGGGCRVYMAEMKAQIEAINRYYYPDVMVTCDLRDKETDYFKSYPCLIVEVLSESTEAFDRGKKFNDYRHLESLQEYVLISQDTMNVECFRRNEKGRWELYPYEQGQEIHLASVNFHCPIAAIYEDVSIQL from the coding sequence ATGATTACTAATGAATACTATCTTTCACCGGAAGAATATCTAGAAGCAGAGAAAACCAGCCAAATCAAACACGAATATATTGATGGACAAGTTTATGCAATGGCAGGGGCAAGTGATGCTCATGTCACTGTAACAGGAAACCTCTTTGTTTTGTTACGCAACCATCTCCGAGGTGGTGGGTGTCGTGTCTACATGGCAGAGATGAAAGCACAGATCGAAGCTATCAATCGCTACTACTATCCTGATGTTATGGTAACTTGCGATCTCCGAGACAAAGAAACTGACTATTTTAAGTCATACCCTTGCTTAATTGTAGAAGTACTTTCTGAAAGTACTGAGGCATTTGACCGAGGTAAAAAATTTAATGACTACCGCCATTTAGAGTCACTTCAAGAATATGTGTTAATTTCTCAAGACACGATGAATGTAGAGTGTTTTCGTCGTAACGAAAAAGGGCGTTGGGAACTTTACCCTTATGAACAAGGACAAGAAATACATTTAGCCAGCGTTAATTTTCACTGTCCTATCGCAGCAATTTATGAAGATGTGAGTATACAATTGTGA
- a CDS encoding tetratricopeptide repeat protein, with protein MNLKRKVKFNSVKPLGCLALGCVTVVSISPIVLAQTQVISNKSRTTLPHQQFQLAQMGENRDEERTRFIQAADALYSQDKFIEAEELLRKLIKRYPKYAVAHYKLGNVLFRQEKAEEAIAAYQQAIEHNSRYALAYNAIGMVRARQGRWQEAITEYQKALEINPEYGEALTHLGQALWQQGRRDEALVSLEKALSIFKSQNRLDQTYRLEQLLRELKSDDDPSVAYSRLFSG; from the coding sequence ATGAACCTGAAACGTAAAGTTAAATTCAATTCAGTTAAACCTTTGGGTTGCTTGGCATTAGGCTGTGTAACAGTGGTTAGCATATCTCCAATAGTACTAGCCCAAACGCAAGTTATAAGTAATAAGTCTCGTACAACACTTCCTCATCAGCAATTTCAACTAGCGCAGATGGGAGAAAACAGAGACGAAGAACGTACTCGATTCATTCAAGCAGCTGATGCTTTATACAGCCAGGATAAATTTATCGAAGCTGAAGAACTTTTACGCAAGTTAATTAAAAGATATCCAAAGTACGCTGTAGCACATTACAAGTTAGGAAACGTCCTGTTTCGTCAAGAAAAAGCCGAAGAAGCGATCGCAGCTTATCAACAAGCAATTGAACATAATTCGCGCTATGCCCTAGCTTATAATGCGATCGGTATGGTTCGGGCACGTCAGGGTAGATGGCAAGAAGCGATAACCGAGTATCAAAAAGCACTAGAAATTAATCCTGAGTATGGTGAAGCTTTAACACATTTAGGACAAGCACTTTGGCAACAAGGGAGACGCGATGAAGCTTTAGTATCTTTAGAAAAAGCTTTAAGTATCTTCAAATCTCAAAATCGCCTCGATCAAACTTATCGCCTAGAACAGTTATTAAGGGAATTAAAATCAGATGATGACCCTTCAGTAGCATACAGTAGATTATTCTCAGGTTAG